A window of Pirellula sp. SH-Sr6A contains these coding sequences:
- a CDS encoding DUF2924 domain-containing protein has protein sequence MDRDLFDAKLLLRDWHGERYEVIVQEDGFLFQGKKYRSLSAISRAITGRHVNGRRFFGLQPSSKKGGSK, from the coding sequence ATGGACCGGGATCTTTTCGATGCCAAGCTTCTGCTTCGTGACTGGCACGGAGAGCGTTACGAGGTCATCGTTCAAGAAGACGGGTTTCTCTTTCAGGGTAAGAAGTATCGCAGCCTCAGCGCAATCTCTCGCGCGATCACAGGTCGCCATGTCAACGGGCGTCGATTCTTTGGATTGCAGCCCAGCAGTAAGAAAGGTGGCTCAAAGTGA
- a CDS encoding recombinase family protein: MINDKKKIRCAIYTRKSHEEGLDQDFNSLDAQRSAAEAYVQSQVHEGWKLITSRYDDGGFSGGNMDRPALNALIEDIRARKIDCVVVYKVDRLSRSLLDFSRLISLFDEYQVSFVSVTQQFNTTTSMGRLTLNILLSFAQFEREIIGERIRDKKLLTARQGKYIGGQPKLGLDIVDRKYVINPDEAKLVKRIFKMATQLQSCQKVADTLNSEGIRSKVFETKSGKIMGGKPYSGRSVYNILTDAKYIGKIVHKGVAYHAEHQAIIREDQFEKVRKLLAANRTYTHKHQAKRFAMLRRLVYCGECGNLVMPAWTNNHGREYRYYTCSKKVKTGYKKCSLPSLPAGELEKIVVDQLRSLLRHPDVIAHTFREVCASSQSGPDAEIGSRLEELRGRRQQTEQAARSLLGLQDPESPFVKGELKRLNAEIKSLSDSIRSLESEVTSTRAVDLSEVTKALQQLDPVWEVLYPDEKSRVMELLIETVTVSKESVDIHFRANGIEQIVGELTPMSERADG; encoded by the coding sequence GTGATCAACGACAAAAAGAAGATTCGGTGTGCGATCTACACCCGCAAAAGCCACGAAGAGGGGCTCGACCAGGATTTTAACTCACTGGATGCACAGCGTTCTGCTGCCGAAGCGTACGTTCAATCGCAGGTCCACGAAGGATGGAAGCTCATTACGTCCCGATACGACGACGGAGGATTTTCGGGTGGAAACATGGATCGCCCAGCACTGAATGCTTTGATCGAAGACATCCGTGCCCGAAAGATCGACTGCGTGGTCGTCTACAAGGTGGACCGTCTCAGCCGGTCGCTTCTGGACTTTTCCAGGCTGATCTCGCTGTTTGACGAGTATCAGGTTTCGTTCGTTTCGGTCACGCAGCAGTTCAACACAACCACTTCGATGGGGCGGCTGACGCTCAATATCCTGCTTTCGTTCGCCCAATTCGAACGCGAGATCATTGGCGAACGCATCCGAGACAAAAAGCTTTTGACGGCTCGCCAGGGCAAATACATCGGAGGCCAACCGAAGCTGGGGCTGGACATTGTAGATCGGAAGTATGTGATCAACCCGGACGAGGCCAAATTGGTGAAGCGAATCTTCAAGATGGCGACGCAGTTGCAGTCATGCCAGAAGGTCGCGGACACGCTGAACAGCGAAGGGATTCGCTCGAAAGTCTTCGAGACCAAGTCTGGCAAGATCATGGGCGGGAAGCCTTACTCTGGACGTTCAGTCTACAACATCCTGACCGACGCAAAGTATATCGGAAAGATTGTCCATAAGGGTGTCGCGTACCATGCCGAGCATCAGGCGATCATTCGGGAGGACCAGTTCGAGAAGGTCCGAAAGCTCCTTGCCGCCAATCGCACCTACACCCACAAGCACCAGGCGAAGCGATTCGCGATGCTTAGGCGTTTGGTTTACTGCGGCGAGTGTGGAAATTTGGTGATGCCGGCATGGACGAACAACCATGGACGGGAGTATCGCTACTACACCTGCTCGAAAAAGGTGAAGACCGGGTACAAGAAGTGTTCGTTGCCTTCTCTGCCTGCGGGCGAACTCGAGAAGATCGTGGTGGACCAACTTCGATCGCTGCTTCGGCACCCTGACGTGATTGCCCACACGTTTCGCGAGGTTTGCGCCAGTTCGCAATCTGGTCCCGATGCGGAGATCGGGTCACGACTGGAAGAGCTACGCGGACGTCGCCAACAGACGGAACAGGCGGCTCGATCGCTTCTCGGCCTGCAGGATCCGGAAAGTCCATTTGTGAAAGGAGAACTCAAACGGCTCAACGCCGAGATAAAATCCCTCAGCGATTCCATTCGCAGTCTCGAATCCGAGGTTACGTCCACGAGAGCCGTCGATTTGTCTGAGGTCACGAAAGCACTCCAGCAGCTCGACCCAGTCTGGGAAGTCCTCTATCCCGACGAGAAATCGCGAGTCATGGAGCTACTAATCGAAACTGTCACTGTTTCCAAAGAGAGCGTTGATATTCATTTTCGAGCCAACGGGATCGAACAGATCGTCGGCGAATTGACGCCAATGAGTGAGCGAGCAGATGGCTAA
- a CDS encoding serine/threonine protein kinase: MQAVAAEQECLPFQPLSREPYRAHLFFGSDDSAFSDLQSFAHEIVGLSNELRRAVYGNKSEMGLSDLIYSAGDSIHGESEKIIDRWMSTIHWWAWKVSGSPIYTRPQVVFGKKGIPTDFMDPAVEDKLAFSWLDQNVFSCSVEVLKIFLKFMEVRPSGGYSSTYPFNVTIDNDAQESDSMRTVKLNGRTWSFFTDRQLGPRGGNGVVFEGRSESGSEVAVKRLRLSLTSSPEARELEIVENLVGQTHSHIIPVLDCGRDEDTRDGYVVMAKAEKSLADECKNGPLNVNEAVRILLEVGQGLKEVEHIVHRDIKPENILFHDGRWKLTDFGISRFVDAVTASETHKKKLSSRYASPEQWKEEKATHASDIYSLGCVAYFLITGHPPFSGPNREDFKQQHLSSTPPNIPIEDHRLATLIKMMMQKPAEARPTIDVVLSALQNCRDTPFLRKNIAIQRLAALAVKVENDKAESSGREMLKRGELENRIELGRHAYQQLKEIANDFFQEVIEAVPNIEQRKVRSGLVSLECTLGRGKLLIELDDSHIHPPSDFSVSGWDVVASGVIGVLQTLPEYRFWSSLWYAKPRVDAPGYRWYEVAYFTSPLVGKGKQFEPFHLTDDVKKADIAMSSVMGKICMAYEPLPIDSEAKTVFFQRWTDRFADAVQGSLARPPVLPIP, translated from the coding sequence ATGCAGGCTGTTGCAGCAGAGCAGGAATGTTTACCGTTTCAACCACTCAGTAGAGAACCCTATCGTGCACATCTGTTTTTTGGTAGCGATGATTCAGCTTTCTCTGATTTGCAGTCGTTTGCGCATGAAATCGTCGGGCTTAGTAACGAACTTCGGCGGGCTGTTTATGGAAATAAAAGCGAAATGGGCTTGAGCGATTTAATTTACAGTGCAGGCGACTCCATCCATGGCGAATCTGAAAAAATTATCGACCGCTGGATGAGTACTATCCATTGGTGGGCTTGGAAAGTATCAGGTTCACCGATTTACACTCGACCGCAGGTTGTGTTTGGCAAAAAAGGAATACCCACAGACTTCATGGATCCAGCGGTTGAGGATAAACTCGCGTTCAGCTGGTTAGACCAGAATGTCTTCAGTTGCTCGGTTGAAGTGTTGAAGATTTTCTTGAAATTTATGGAGGTGCGGCCTAGTGGCGGCTATTCGTCGACTTATCCGTTTAACGTTACTATCGATAATGATGCGCAGGAGTCAGACTCCATGAGGACAGTCAAACTAAATGGTAGAACATGGAGCTTCTTCACTGATCGTCAGCTCGGACCTCGCGGTGGAAATGGGGTTGTGTTTGAAGGTAGGTCAGAATCGGGTTCCGAAGTGGCAGTTAAAAGGCTTAGGCTTTCGCTAACGAGTTCCCCCGAGGCGAGAGAGCTAGAAATTGTCGAGAATCTAGTTGGACAAACACACAGTCATATTATCCCGGTGCTAGATTGTGGACGCGACGAAGACACTCGCGATGGCTATGTCGTTATGGCAAAGGCGGAGAAGAGTCTTGCTGATGAGTGTAAGAACGGTCCGTTGAACGTGAATGAAGCAGTTCGAATTTTGCTCGAAGTAGGGCAAGGCCTCAAGGAAGTCGAGCACATCGTACATCGTGACATCAAGCCCGAGAATATCTTATTTCATGATGGAAGATGGAAACTTACTGACTTTGGCATTTCACGATTTGTTGATGCAGTAACGGCCTCCGAAACCCATAAGAAAAAGCTAAGCTCCCGTTATGCTTCTCCAGAGCAATGGAAGGAAGAAAAGGCGACACATGCTTCCGATATCTACTCTTTGGGTTGCGTTGCTTACTTTTTGATAACTGGACACCCACCATTCTCAGGCCCGAACCGTGAAGATTTTAAGCAACAGCATCTTAGTTCAACTCCCCCCAATATCCCAATTGAAGATCATCGACTTGCTACTCTGATTAAAATGATGATGCAAAAGCCAGCAGAAGCGAGGCCAACCATAGACGTGGTACTTTCCGCTTTGCAAAACTGTAGAGACACGCCGTTTCTACGCAAAAATATTGCGATTCAGCGATTGGCTGCACTGGCCGTGAAAGTTGAGAACGACAAGGCTGAAAGTAGCGGACGAGAAATGTTGAAAAGGGGTGAACTAGAGAATCGCATTGAACTGGGGCGTCACGCATATCAGCAACTAAAAGAGATAGCAAATGATTTCTTCCAAGAAGTCATTGAGGCTGTGCCAAACATAGAGCAGAGAAAAGTACGCTCCGGGCTTGTGTCACTTGAATGCACTCTCGGGCGTGGGAAGTTGTTGATCGAGTTGGATGACTCGCACATTCACCCACCTAGTGACTTTAGTGTTTCGGGCTGGGATGTAGTTGCTTCTGGAGTGATAGGTGTTTTGCAGACATTGCCCGAGTACCGATTTTGGTCGTCGTTGTGGTATGCAAAACCCAGAGTGGATGCTCCGGGGTACCGATGGTACGAAGTTGCATACTTCACGTCCCCGCTGGTGGGCAAGGGCAAGCAGTTTGAGCCTTTTCATCTAACCGACGACGTCAAGAAGGCAGATATTGCTATGTCATCAGTAATGGGAAAGATCTGCATGGCATACGAACCTTTGCCAATCGACAGTGAAGCAAAGACGGTTTTTTTTCAAAGATGGACGGACAGATTTGCTGATGCAGTCCAAGGATCGCTAGCCCGACCTCCAGTGTTGCCAATTCCCTGA
- a CDS encoding IS5 family transposase, with product MARHRLTDLQWECIEELFPSPKTTGRPPTNYRLAFDAILWILRTGSPWRDLPEEFGKWRTIYGLYDKWNGDGTLDAVLNKLRSARIDDGAIDSDLWCVDGSVIRAHRCASGGGKRGRQTSQLIMH from the coding sequence ATGGCACGTCACAGATTAACCGATTTGCAATGGGAATGCATCGAGGAACTGTTTCCGTCTCCGAAGACAACGGGGCGGCCTCCTACGAACTACCGCTTAGCGTTTGATGCCATTCTTTGGATTCTGCGCACCGGATCGCCTTGGCGCGATCTCCCTGAAGAATTTGGGAAGTGGAGAACTATCTACGGCCTCTACGATAAATGGAACGGTGATGGAACCCTTGACGCTGTTCTGAATAAGCTTCGTTCAGCTCGCATTGATGATGGTGCAATCGATAGTGATCTATGGTGTGTCGATGGGAGCGTCATCCGTGCCCATCGATGTGCTTCTGGCGGTGGAAAAAGGGGGCGCCAGACGAGCCAGCTGATCATGCACTAG
- a CDS encoding IS5 family transposase yields the protein MCFWRWKKGAPDEPADHALGRSRGGYSTKIHLLVDGMGNPLAFTITGGQAHETTALLEVLEKADNDLHDSEGRPVAWPVNLAGDKGYRAEWIDETLIDLGINPIIPSKSNEDRDARTAQFDGDCYRRRNIVERSIGWLKECRRVFSRFEKTAINYAGMIKMAMIERFLRMMCS from the coding sequence ATGTGCTTCTGGCGGTGGAAAAAGGGGGCGCCAGACGAGCCAGCTGATCATGCACTAGGCCGTTCGCGAGGCGGATATTCAACCAAAATCCATCTTCTCGTGGATGGCATGGGCAATCCTCTGGCATTCACCATTACGGGAGGGCAAGCTCATGAGACCACAGCACTGCTCGAGGTCCTCGAGAAGGCCGACAACGATCTTCATGACAGCGAAGGTCGCCCGGTTGCTTGGCCAGTGAATCTTGCAGGAGATAAAGGTTATCGAGCCGAATGGATCGACGAGACGCTCATCGATCTTGGAATCAATCCGATCATCCCGTCGAAGTCGAATGAAGATCGCGACGCACGAACGGCACAATTCGACGGGGATTGTTATCGACGCCGGAATATTGTCGAACGCTCCATAGGTTGGCTCAAAGAGTGTCGACGCGTCTTTTCGCGATTCGAGAAGACCGCCATTAACTACGCTGGGATGATTAAAATGGCGATGATCGAACGATTCCTCCGAATGATGTGTAGTTAA
- a CDS encoding glycosyltransferase family 2 protein has translation MLLSVVLPVYNEQAVLPALIDHLLPVLDSIDEPNGRPIDYELIFVDDGSRDETPHLLRYYADLYPSIRVLQFSRNFGQQAAITAGLDVAQGDAVLVMDADLQDPPSLIPAMLSHLHEGFDVVSTRKTTREGETLRKRWTATAFYKLMQKTVDERLPPEVGDFRLFSRGAVEAIRAFREQHRFMRGLVAWLGLRECVLPFERPARAAGETKYSTLKLMQLAWTAISSFSALPLKLALYGGMLLTTLGIAYSFYAVYVALFVSTTAPGWSSLICFQLLFNGATLMAVGLVGDYVGRIYEESKRRPLYVIAETTNCTELPHIARSAYLRRASCFQRPPISEIPAVPSLPCASPSSRSDQLAARPTTVPAHRFDAA, from the coding sequence ATGCTTCTATCCGTCGTTCTACCCGTCTACAACGAGCAAGCGGTCTTGCCCGCTTTGATCGATCACCTTCTCCCCGTCCTGGACTCGATTGATGAGCCAAACGGACGGCCGATCGACTACGAATTGATCTTCGTCGACGACGGTAGCCGCGATGAAACTCCCCACCTCCTTCGCTACTACGCTGACCTCTATCCCTCCATTCGGGTGCTGCAATTCAGCCGAAACTTCGGCCAACAAGCTGCGATCACTGCCGGCCTCGATGTCGCACAAGGTGACGCGGTCTTGGTCATGGACGCCGATCTCCAAGATCCACCATCCCTCATTCCCGCGATGCTTTCGCATTTGCACGAAGGCTTTGACGTGGTCTCCACACGCAAAACCACGCGTGAAGGAGAAACGCTCCGCAAACGATGGACCGCGACGGCATTCTATAAATTGATGCAGAAAACCGTCGACGAACGCCTTCCCCCTGAAGTCGGCGACTTCCGACTTTTCTCCCGGGGCGCAGTCGAAGCCATCCGTGCGTTTCGCGAACAACATCGCTTCATGCGAGGACTGGTCGCTTGGCTCGGCCTGCGTGAATGCGTCCTCCCTTTCGAACGCCCCGCGCGGGCTGCCGGCGAAACCAAATATTCGACGCTGAAATTGATGCAACTGGCTTGGACGGCCATCAGCTCCTTTAGCGCCCTGCCGCTCAAACTCGCCCTGTACGGCGGTATGCTCCTGACAACCCTAGGCATCGCGTACTCCTTCTATGCCGTCTACGTCGCACTCTTCGTCTCGACCACTGCCCCTGGTTGGAGCTCCCTGATCTGCTTCCAACTCTTGTTCAATGGCGCCACGCTGATGGCAGTTGGATTGGTCGGCGATTACGTCGGTCGCATCTACGAAGAATCGAAACGACGCCCTCTCTATGTGATCGCAGAAACAACCAACTGCACCGAACTCCCGCACATCGCTCGCTCAGCCTATCTCCGCCGCGCGTCTTGCTTCCAGCGCCCGCCAATCTCGGAGATCCCTGCCGTTCCATCCCTGCCCTGTGCAAGTCCGTCATCACGTAGTGATCAACTCGCGGCACGGCCCACTACAGTCCCCGCGCACCGGTTCGATGCGGCATGA
- a CDS encoding ArnT family glycosyltransferase: protein MNGVSYPSAASHHSSASFPSQTRVHLVVLFLLSCFLFLPRLGDTRLFDQDEGYYASVALEMHQRNDWILPTFNQELFAHKPPLMFWGMRMGFLLLGTNEFGARLGSALAGIFTVLVVHWIGKRLFDPQAGFIAGLALASNLMFSMVARSATADAYLTLFISASLGMWLVAYRGSHPPRPAIARLQAIPRRIWLVIYSGIGLAVLTKGPIGFLFPATIIGLTVYGDLVAERMRETLHVAGSRRRNILFSFLAPLRPRSIAVSILAVRPLLGLVGLAMIAGPWYYLAEVQSEGRFLNEFIGVHHLGRFSQAMDNHEGPFYYYFVACLMGLYPWSAFAIPVGIAWFHSLRRNDGTPEVRWISIWIAVYLGVFSMASTKLPNYVLPAYPAMALCIGYYFREVLRDAKRWTRWQSIAWAFLLLVGVLLTTGLAVVGWLGTNRIGPFGDLEVSPAVWKIVGGAWWIGLPLAIMGIAGILIQRQSEKDRLPFGFAIASALFLSLIWHVAAPKLRPWQAPQRLAQEVSTLTDNKPRTIRMLDMFRPSVVFYSRQPVEFTGWKAFVEREQYRNTPAVPGSEILMLRSADWEKLREAVPGRFEVLTSVPNFPESDAMIAVEGTSLLSKEK from the coding sequence ATGAACGGGGTCTCGTATCCGTCTGCGGCCTCCCACCATTCGTCGGCCTCTTTTCCCTCCCAGACCAGGGTCCATCTGGTCGTCCTTTTCCTTCTTAGCTGCTTTCTCTTTTTGCCTCGATTGGGAGATACGAGGTTGTTCGATCAAGACGAAGGCTACTATGCTTCGGTCGCCCTCGAAATGCACCAACGGAACGATTGGATTCTCCCCACCTTTAATCAAGAACTATTTGCTCACAAGCCTCCGTTGATGTTCTGGGGCATGCGAATGGGATTCTTGCTTCTCGGAACCAATGAGTTCGGTGCAAGACTCGGCAGCGCCCTTGCAGGCATCTTCACGGTGCTCGTTGTCCACTGGATTGGAAAACGACTTTTCGATCCACAGGCGGGATTCATTGCCGGCCTCGCGCTCGCATCCAACTTGATGTTCTCCATGGTGGCACGCTCGGCGACCGCCGATGCGTACTTAACCCTCTTCATCTCGGCTAGCCTAGGAATGTGGCTGGTGGCCTACCGCGGGTCCCATCCCCCACGTCCAGCGATTGCCCGGCTTCAAGCGATCCCAAGGCGCATCTGGTTGGTGATCTATAGCGGCATTGGATTGGCCGTATTGACAAAGGGACCCATTGGATTCTTGTTTCCTGCGACCATTATCGGACTCACGGTGTACGGAGATCTTGTCGCCGAACGAATGCGTGAAACACTTCATGTTGCGGGTTCACGTCGGCGCAACATTTTGTTTTCCTTCCTTGCCCCACTTCGGCCGCGATCCATTGCCGTTTCGATCCTTGCGGTACGCCCTCTCCTAGGGCTGGTAGGGTTAGCGATGATTGCTGGACCTTGGTACTATCTCGCCGAGGTGCAGAGCGAAGGTAGATTTCTGAATGAGTTCATCGGTGTCCATCACCTCGGACGGTTTTCTCAAGCGATGGACAATCACGAAGGTCCCTTCTATTACTATTTTGTAGCCTGCCTGATGGGCCTCTATCCCTGGTCGGCCTTTGCCATTCCTGTCGGTATCGCTTGGTTTCATTCTCTTCGCAGGAATGATGGTACGCCGGAAGTGCGATGGATCAGCATTTGGATCGCTGTGTATCTCGGTGTGTTTTCTATGGCGAGCACCAAACTTCCGAATTACGTATTGCCCGCTTACCCGGCGATGGCTCTTTGCATCGGCTATTACTTCCGAGAAGTCCTCCGCGATGCGAAGCGATGGACCCGATGGCAATCGATCGCGTGGGCGTTTTTGCTCTTGGTCGGGGTCTTGTTAACCACCGGCCTAGCTGTCGTCGGGTGGTTGGGAACCAACCGCATAGGACCGTTCGGCGATCTGGAAGTATCCCCCGCGGTTTGGAAAATCGTGGGTGGAGCCTGGTGGATTGGCCTTCCATTGGCAATCATGGGAATCGCAGGAATCCTCATTCAGCGACAGAGCGAGAAAGATCGACTTCCCTTTGGTTTTGCGATCGCTTCAGCCCTGTTCCTTTCCTTGATATGGCATGTGGCTGCACCGAAGCTACGTCCCTGGCAAGCCCCGCAACGGCTTGCGCAGGAAGTCAGCACGCTAACCGATAACAAGCCGAGAACGATTCGCATGTTGGATATGTTTCGGCCAAGCGTTGTTTTTTACAGCCGGCAGCCAGTCGAATTCACCGGCTGGAAGGCTTTCGTCGAGCGGGAGCAATATAGAAACACACCCGCTGTTCCTGGGAGTGAAATTCTAATGCTCCGAAGTGCTGACTGGGAGAAATTGCGAGAAGCGGTTCCTGGCCGCTTTGAGGTACTAACGAGCGTTCCAAACTTCCCTGAGTCGGACGCGATGATCGCTGTAGAAGGGACATCGTTGCTCTCCAAGGAAAAGTAA
- a CDS encoding RNA recognition motif domain-containing protein: MINIYVGNLSFRATEDEVREAFSRYGTVAKVSIIVDRETGRSRGFAFVEMQNPEEAKNAVEALNDQEVAGRRISCNEARPREPRPSFGGGGGGGGGGGGRRGGGGGGGGGGYRGDRGDRDGGGGGYSSGRGGRDRY, encoded by the coding sequence GTGATCAATATTTATGTGGGGAATCTTTCGTTTCGCGCGACGGAAGACGAGGTTCGTGAGGCTTTCTCGCGATACGGTACTGTTGCCAAGGTAAGCATTATCGTCGACCGGGAGACTGGGAGATCGCGAGGCTTTGCGTTTGTTGAAATGCAGAACCCTGAAGAAGCAAAAAATGCAGTCGAAGCTTTGAACGACCAAGAAGTCGCTGGCCGACGTATTTCTTGCAACGAGGCACGTCCTCGTGAACCACGTCCATCCTTCGGTGGTGGTGGTGGCGGCGGCGGTGGTGGCGGTGGCCGACGCGGTGGTGGCGGCGGTGGCGGTGGCGGCGGCTACCGTGGTGACCGAGGCGACCGCGATGGCGGTGGCGGCGGTTACAGCAGCGGACGCGGTGGACGCGATCGTTACTAA
- a CDS encoding NupC/NupG family nucleoside CNT transporter — MPASFEGSAPSVSPIASLNASSAPPASLEPTPILWRILIGLFIGLFASTGYALQSSIGTRGQAAIGIVFFFGLVAMFSVNLRAVRWKTIGWGIALQFVLALLVLRGEMEIGGKTYSVYNALEGLGEVVKSFISFSDAGAEFVFGNLARVDHMAGTFGENFLFPFAFKALPPILFVSAFFTLLYHYGVLQWCVRVLARVMVYLMGTSGAETLSVSANVFMGQTEAPLIVKPYVPRMTQSELFALMTSGMAHISGGMMAVYINYGADPVAVLTTCIMACPCSLYLSKLFMPEVDVPETSGTTAIESTKSAYVNGIDAIVAGTTDGLRLALNVAAMLIVFVAFVAMIDGLLGLIPTSWFQQQLSLRWIFGQLFSPVAFLMGIESADQSTVGQLLGTKLAINEHMAYLDMKQLKEMPGAMSDRSYQLAAFALTGFANFSSVGIQLGGIGAMAPDRRSDLATLGMRALFVGFVATLLNAAIAGLFL; from the coding sequence ATGCCTGCCAGCTTCGAGGGCTCTGCTCCTTCCGTTTCCCCTATTGCTTCGTTGAACGCCTCGAGTGCACCGCCAGCCTCGTTAGAGCCAACACCCATTCTTTGGAGGATTCTCATCGGCCTGTTCATCGGGCTGTTCGCATCCACAGGTTACGCGTTGCAATCATCGATCGGAACGCGTGGTCAAGCTGCGATAGGGATCGTATTTTTCTTTGGATTGGTCGCGATGTTTTCGGTCAATTTGCGCGCGGTCCGATGGAAAACGATTGGTTGGGGAATTGCCCTTCAATTTGTCCTGGCGCTTCTCGTCCTGCGAGGAGAGATGGAGATCGGCGGGAAAACTTACTCAGTCTATAACGCGTTGGAGGGTTTAGGAGAGGTCGTCAAATCCTTTATCTCTTTCTCGGACGCGGGGGCCGAGTTTGTGTTTGGGAATTTGGCGCGCGTCGACCACATGGCGGGTACGTTCGGCGAGAACTTTCTTTTTCCGTTCGCATTCAAAGCCCTTCCTCCCATCTTGTTTGTCTCCGCCTTCTTCACGTTGCTGTATCACTATGGGGTACTCCAGTGGTGTGTGCGCGTTTTGGCGCGGGTCATGGTCTATTTGATGGGAACAAGTGGCGCGGAAACATTGTCGGTTTCGGCCAACGTTTTTATGGGGCAGACCGAAGCTCCTTTGATCGTGAAACCTTACGTGCCTCGTATGACCCAATCCGAGCTCTTTGCGTTGATGACTAGTGGCATGGCGCACATTTCTGGCGGCATGATGGCGGTCTATATCAACTATGGTGCGGATCCGGTCGCCGTTCTCACCACGTGCATCATGGCTTGCCCGTGTAGTCTTTATCTTTCCAAACTTTTCATGCCAGAAGTCGACGTACCTGAGACCAGTGGCACCACTGCGATCGAGAGTACCAAGTCGGCGTACGTCAACGGCATCGACGCGATCGTGGCGGGAACGACCGACGGGCTGAGGCTAGCGCTCAATGTCGCAGCGATGTTGATTGTGTTCGTCGCGTTTGTGGCCATGATTGATGGCCTGCTGGGCCTCATCCCAACATCGTGGTTTCAACAGCAACTCTCCTTGAGATGGATATTCGGACAACTCTTCTCGCCTGTCGCATTCTTGATGGGAATCGAATCGGCTGATCAATCGACGGTAGGGCAGTTGCTCGGAACCAAATTGGCTATCAACGAGCATATGGCCTATTTGGATATGAAACAGCTCAAAGAGATGCCGGGTGCCATGTCGGACCGAAGCTACCAATTGGCCGCGTTTGCGTTGACCGGTTTTGCCAACTTTTCGTCCGTCGGAATCCAACTGGGTGGTATTGGGGCGATGGCTCCTGATCGGCGGTCCGACTTAGCGACGCTGGGTATGAGAGCTCTCTTTGTAGGTTTTGTTGCGACGCTACTCAACGCTGCCATCGCAGGACTCTTTCTCTAG